The nucleotide sequence AGGCTCCGAACAGGACGATATTCGACACGCCGCTGCCTTGGCGCAGCGCATGTGTGTCTTGCAGGTCCGGGTCATTGTGCCAGGCCATGGCCGCGTCGCGGTCGGGGAAAGCAAGGATCGCGGCGAGCGTCGGGACACTCATGTCCCCCTCCAACACCACCAATTCAGGCGACGCCTGAATGACGGTGCCGCCATGTTTGGCCAAGGCATCCGCACCTTTTTCGCGATAGGCGGCCATTTTTTCGGGGTTGGTTACGTGAATATAGGCAACGGCGTGTATGGTCATTTGGGCGTGCTCCTGTGTTGTGGTGCCAAGGAGATACGGCGCCGGCGGGGTGATGAATACCGCTCAACATTGCGCTTTCGATGTGCGATACTGCACAGGCTATGCTGGATTGGAATGACCTCAGATACGTGCTTGAAACTGTCCGCCAAGGCGGGCTGAGCGGTGCCGCGCGGACCTTGAAGGTGAACCACGCGACCGTGTCGCGGCGGATTGCAGCGGCAGAAGCCGCGATGGGTGCGCGGCTCTTTGACCGATTGCCGGGCGGCTATCGGCCGACCGATGCGGGACTGGAAGCAGCGCGGGCGGCAGAGCAGATGGAACAATCCAGCACTGCGTTAGGCCTGTCGATCGCGGCCCGAGACCGGCAATTGCGCGG is from uncultured Litoreibacter sp. and encodes:
- a CDS encoding DUF1330 domain-containing protein, whose protein sequence is MTIHAVAYIHVTNPEKMAAYREKGADALAKHGGTVIQASPELVVLEGDMSVPTLAAILAFPDRDAAMAWHNDPDLQDTHALRQGSGVSNIVLFGA